The DNA region GCTGCGTGGGGGCGCCCAGCACCACCGAGCAGACCCGCATGAAACTCACCGCCGCCCTCAAGGACGATCTGCACGGCGTGTGGCGCAGCCGGGACGAGCAGCGCAGCGTCTACAACTGGCTGCGCACCCCGGGCGGGTTCGTGTACCTGCGCCTGCAGCCCGATCCGGACGGCCGCGCCGAGACGCTGGTGTACCTGGACGTGCCGCCCGAGGCCGTGCCCGCCGCGGCCGGCAGTGCAGCCCCCACGCCGCCCGCGGTGACGGTGACCTCCGAGACGGGCACGGTCACCATCAGCCGCCCGGCGGAGCCCCCGAAAGCCCCGGCGGCCCCCGCGGTGAAACCGGCGGCGCCGTCACCGACCACCCCGGTCCCGAAGTCGGCCGCGGAGCCCAGACCGGCCACGCCGCCTGCTTCTGCCGCCGCGCCGCGCCCGGCGGTGATGGCGCCGGTGCCGTTCCGGCGGGTGCTGGGGGTGCAGTCGCCCCGGATGAACGGGTCGGATGTGCTGGCCGTGCAGAACCGCCTGATCGCGCTGACGCTGGGGGGCGCGGGCGGACGGGGTGACGGGTGGTACGGGCCGGTGACGGCCGCGACCGTGCGGGCCTTCCAGGCGGTGAACGGGTTACCGGTGACGGGGCGGGTGGATGAGGCCACGTGGCGGCGCCTGTTCTCAGATTCGGCGCGGCCGTTCCAGATAAAGGCCGTGTCCGGCTCCTGAGGCGGGGCTTGGCATCTGGTCTTTCCAGCGTCTGGGAGGGCGGGGGGGCCACGTGACCCCTCTACAACTTTCGGATGAGGGCCTTGATGCTGTTCTCATGCATAAACAACGCAAAATGGATGTATATGCTGCGGTCTGTCATCCTGCTCTCATCTTTTCTCGTGATGGCCACCCCCCACACCCTGGCGCAGACCAATGCCCAGCCCGACCCCTTCCAGCGCAGCGCCCCCACCCAGAACACCCCGGTCCTCCAGACCACCCAGACGCCCGTCGCCCAGGCCGCCCCACCCAGCCTGCCCGCGCAGGCTCCCAGCTTCGGGTCGCCCCGCACCAGCAGTGACAGCAGCACCACCCGCGTGGTCTTCGACCTGCCCACCGGGGTCGCCTACACCCTCACGCCCACCTTCACCGGCCTGCGCCTGGACGTCCGCGGCGCGCGCATCACGCCCGCCGTCACCGCCCGGCTGGGCCCCAGCGTCACCGAGTACCGCGCCACCAGCACCAACGTGCTGCTGAGCACGCCCTTTCCCCTGGCCCTCAGTGACGGCTGGCGCGCCTCGGAAGCCACCCTGGCCTCCGGCAGCCGCGTGCTGATCCTGGAATTCGGCCCCACCCTCAGCGGCGGCGCCGGGCCCACCCTGAAGGCCGGCACGCTGAAGGTCGCCGGCGTGGCGGCCCCCGCTCCCGCGCCTGCCGTGACGGCCGTGGCCCCGGTCACCGCCAGCGCGAAACCCCAGCCGCTGGTGCCCGTGGCGAAGCAGCCCACCAACCTGCCGGTGGGCCTGCCGCCCGGCGACACCCTCACCAGCGGCCAGGGCCTGCCGGCCGCGCCCATCCTGCCGTCCGCGCCGGACCAGAACACCCCCAATGTCACCGCCGGGCGCGTGCCGGGCAGCGTGCAGGCCGGCGCGACCCTGGCGCAGCCCCGCCTGGGCAAGAACCCCGGGCAGACGCGCGTGGTGCTGGACCTGCCGCCCGGCACCGGGTACCGCATCGTGCCCAGCGGCCTGAGCCTGCGCGTGGAACTGACCGGCGTCACCGCCGCGCCGCAGGAATCCACGGACGTCTCCCCGGAACTGCGCAGCTGGCGGTACAGCCAGGAGGGCGGCACGCTGGTCGCCACCCTGGTCACCGGCACGCCCATGAGCATGCGCCGCGGCTGGCACGTGCAGCTGCTGCCGCCCCTGGCCGGCGACCGCTCCCGGCTGGTGCTGGACCTCTCCCCGGCGTACGCCGACCTGACACCCCTGCCGGCCGCGCAGCGCCAGATCGCCGCGGTGCCCCCAGTCCCCGCCACGCGCGGCACCGCCATGCTGGCCCTGAGCGCCAGTTACGTGCAGCCGCGCGTGGTGATCGACCCCGGGCACGGCGGCAAGGACCCGGGCGCGGTGGGCATCATCGTGGAGAAGGAAGTGAACCTGGAGATCGCCCGCCGCGTCCAGACCCTGCTGCGCGCCGCCGGGGTGGACGCCGTGCTCACGCGCGCCAACGACACCTTCATCCCGCTGGAGGGCCGCCCGGCGATCGCCTCGCCCGGCACGCAGCTGTTCGTGAGCATTCACGTGAACTCCACCGAACCGTACGCG from Deinococcus ficus includes:
- a CDS encoding N-acetylmuramoyl-L-alanine amidase; amino-acid sequence: MLRSVILLSSFLVMATPHTLAQTNAQPDPFQRSAPTQNTPVLQTTQTPVAQAAPPSLPAQAPSFGSPRTSSDSSTTRVVFDLPTGVAYTLTPTFTGLRLDVRGARITPAVTARLGPSVTEYRATSTNVLLSTPFPLALSDGWRASEATLASGSRVLILEFGPTLSGGAGPTLKAGTLKVAGVAAPAPAPAVTAVAPVTASAKPQPLVPVAKQPTNLPVGLPPGDTLTSGQGLPAAPILPSAPDQNTPNVTAGRVPGSVQAGATLAQPRLGKNPGQTRVVLDLPPGTGYRIVPSGLSLRVELTGVTAAPQESTDVSPELRSWRYSQEGGTLVATLVTGTPMSMRRGWHVQLLPPLAGDRSRLVLDLSPAYADLTPLPAAQRQIAAVPPVPATRGTAMLALSASYVQPRVVIDPGHGGKDPGAVGIIVEKEVNLEIARRVQTLLRAAGVDAVLTRANDTFIPLEGRPAIASPGTQLFVSIHVNSTEPYAALRNYGIETWWNPNHPLSSNLAQVLQDNMVEMTGAVSRGLKNRTSLSVLRNSRVPAALVEVGFTSHPIEGQNLLDSNYLDRLAVGIARGIRQALITGITASGSGTPVAAGGAGK
- a CDS encoding peptidoglycan-binding domain-containing protein translates to MRPLLLPALTLTALLGSAQAAPGAPDLEAAATRVAQALDGVVRNCPAAYAKIGTAAKRCVGAPSTTEQTRMKLTAALKDDLHGVWRSRDEQRSVYNWLRTPGGFVYLRLQPDPDGRAETLVYLDVPPEAVPAAAGSAAPTPPAVTVTSETGTVTISRPAEPPKAPAAPAVKPAAPSPTTPVPKSAAEPRPATPPASAAAPRPAVMAPVPFRRVLGVQSPRMNGSDVLAVQNRLIALTLGGAGGRGDGWYGPVTAATVRAFQAVNGLPVTGRVDEATWRRLFSDSARPFQIKAVSGS